The genome window TTTCTCCAAACATGCCTGGGCATTTGCCATGGaaaatgtccattttgacaaAGGCGCAAATCCTTGTGTATCAGGATGTCCTTCCCCTTAGAAGTCTTCACTAAAGACCTTGTTTTATCTCAAACACAGTCTAGGACTGTGGTATTTCTTTCAGACAAGATTTGGAAAGGCAACTGAATAAAATCTCTCTGCAGTGGCCTCTGTCCAAATTCCAGAATGACTGCATTAAGGACCAATACTGCCTGACTTTGCAGTATCCATGTGAGAGACCTGAAAATCAACTTGGTGAGGTGGAGTTCTGACCTACTAAGGTGAACAGAAAGGTGTTTATCTTTCTGTTCagtagaagaaaatgttttaaaaacattgaatttTAGAAGGGAAAGCCTCATGATGTCCGATGTAGGGAGTTTTCTTTGTCACTAAACTGAATgcataaaatcagaaaaagaaaccaagtgATCGCCGACTGTGATGCTCCTGGGAAGAACATGCCGATGCGAGATGCACATTTCTCTTAAGTGTTAATTATGTGCTTTGTAGAAACATCTTTTATGTTTCACTTTGTATGACTTAGGCTTGCTGATCTAGacagtttttatttataaaatgaaaagggTGTTTTTGTCTGTGTAATTGCTGTACATGATTATTTTCCCTTCTCAGGACAAAGCTTGAGGGGAAttgttttgttccattttataCCTTTTACCTCCATCTTCTCCAAGGAAGGTATAGGACGTTTTCATTAAGTAGCCATTGATGAGGCTTCTTCTTTACCTCGCTGTGTACCAGAATGCACAGAGATGTGTGGATGAGATAgatctgtttttctcatttgttccAGATTATACTACCTCTAGCTACTAATGACTGAAATAGCTGTCTCTGAATTGTTACATTCAGAGCCTCTGTCATCCACAGGGCTCCTGCAGTGTTGGGAGCACAAGTGGGCCAGTTTCTAGCAGGTTTTTGAGGCCTCTGTGCTCCACATGAGCAGCTCCTAGAGCTTCAGCATGGCACCAGAATTCAAGCACTTCTAATTGGTCTTGTAATTCCATAATAGATGGTAACAGCATCTACCTTGTGAGAAGAATGCCTCCCAAATTGACAGAATTTACATTACTGAgacctcttatttttttaaaaatgccacaTGGACTATTAGCTTGTCACAATGGCCTGTATCAATGACATTTTTGGAAGTGTGCTCACCTGCTAATTAGATTGGTTTCCATTCCTAGATATAATCCTCAGGTAAAATCCCTAAGTATAATTACTGCTGACCTCACCAAGTATGGTAGATTTACTCATTCCATGGTTGGTACAATAGTAAAATACAGCAGATGTGAGTCAACCAAAAGCCTTTGCTATCAAAAGCACTCACTACTTTTATCATCTCCTtaatggtgagaacatttaattAGATACCACCAAAGATTTGGGGAGTGTACAATTCcattacattgatttttgttaGTTATGCACATTTATTAAATGACTCAACATTGCTTTCAGCTTCATCTCAGCTTTTGTTAGCCAAGAGTCCAGTGTCCTTGGAAACAGTAACCAAGGTTACTTATTTCCATACTCCGTATTGTGCAAGCAGCTTCACCCTGCTGCCTGAGTGGCAATTAAgaagcacttttctttttttggtattgtAGTTTGCCTTTAAATTTTTATGGCCTAGTGCATAGTTCAGTTTTTGTCTGGCCATGCTTGAGGTAGAAGAGGCAGAGGGTCTATCATGTTATCCATGCTTCACTTTTCCTGGAGCTACTAATTAGAATTCTATATAGGTGGTGTATTTTAAATTAGTTGAATattttgtgtgcatatatgtattttttgtttaaagatgTCTTCTACTTGCCTTTTGTATGACTAGGCTAGTGTGTGCttaaattttgaaaagattttgGAGCCTTTATGTTACAGAAGTTTGCTCTGCACTGGGAATCAACTACAAAATTTCCCCTAACACCTTTTAGGTCACATACCTTCCTTTGTGACCAGCTAATAAACTCTGATGTTTAGATTAGAAAGGTGTTAGGCTTCCCAACTGCTAAGAATGCTCTTACTTACATCCCAGTAGTGGAGTTTTCAGGGATTTCTGCAGGAAATTTTCAATTACCATGCACATCTGTCTCTAGCTGTTTTCTTACTATAGTAAAGCGATTATTTGGGGACTCTTATCCAGAGACTGACAGACTTACAGTTTGCCTTCATACTAAAGCAGCATTATGGGTTCCTCTGATTACCCATAGAAATTAGCTTCATTTAATTTTCCTGTTTAGACTATCATGTGCATGTTTATAAAAGTGGGCAAATAGTAGGAAACAGGAAAAGGTAGAATTTAGATGGAAACCATTGCCACAGACCAGGTAAAATCTGTAAGAtgtcattcatatatatatagccACTGGCAATATATTTATGGCTTCTTGccaaaatataccaaaaatctACAAAATTATTCCATGCCTATCTAGTAAATGAAGTCAAGTAAAGCAAGGCTGTGACAAGTGGCTCCCTGATCTAAGGTTAAGGGACAACTTGGTACCTCCCAGTGGTTGCCTAGGAGTGTGGAATAGAGAAGAGGTAATTAAACTTCTACCAAGCCCCTGATCAATTGTGTTGTCAAGTTTATTAGGCACAGTGAGCTGGGTGATATTTCCAAGTTTCaacaaagggtgtgtgtgtgtgtgtgtgtgtgtgtgtgtgtgtgtgtgtgtgtgtgtgtggcacagtGAGCTGGGTGATATTTCCAAGTTTCaacaaagggtgtgtgtgtgtgtgtgtgtgtgtgtgtgtgtgtgtgtgtgtgtgtgtgtggcacagtGAGCTGGGTGATATTTCCAAGTTTCaacaaagggtgtgtgtgtgtgtgtgtgtgtgtgtgtgtgtgtgtgtgtgtgtgtgtggcacagtGAGCTGGGTGATATTTCCAAGTTTCaacaaagggtgtgtgtgtgtgtgtgtgtgtgtgtgtgtgtgtgtgtgtggcacagtGAGCTGGGTGATATTTCCAAGTTTCaacaaagggtgtgtgtgtgtgtgtgtgtgtgtgtgtgtgtgtgtggcacagtGAGCTGCGTGATATTTCCAAGTTTCAACAAAGggtaagggtgtgtgtgtgtgtgtgtgtgtgtgtgtgtgtgtggcacagtGAGCTGGGTGATATTTCCAAGTTTCaacaaagggtgtgtgtgtgtgtgtgtgtgtgtgtgtgtgtgtgtgtgtgtgtgtggcacagtGAGCTGGGTGATATTTCCAAGTTTCaacaaagggtgtgtgtgtgtgtgtgtgtgtgtgtgtgtgtgtgtgtgtgtgtggcacagtGAGCTGGGTGATATTTCCAAGTTTCAACAAAGGGTGTGTGATATTTCCAAGTTTCaacaaagggtgtgtgtgtgtgtgtgtgtgtgtgtgtgtgcgtgtgtgtgtgtgcgtgcgtgcgtgtgtgtgtgtgtgtgtggcacagtGAGCTGGGTGATATTTCCAAGTTTCaacaaagggtgtgtgtgtgtgtgtgtgtgtgtagcacagTGAGCTGGGTGATATTTCCAAGTTTCaacaaagggtgtgtgtgtgtgtgtgtgtgtgtgtgtgtgtggcgtgcgtgtgtgtgtgtggcgtgcgtgcgtgtgtgtgtgtggtaacaGCCAAGCAGAGACACACCTTTTGTTTCTTGAACTGCTTTGGAGTACTCCAGTTACCGAGATGACTAAAACAGTACCTCTTATCAGAGCAGATACTCTATGCTGTTTTCCAGTGTTCCAGCATTGTGGATGACACTAATACCTGCCCATCTGCAGGATGTGAAACATCATCATTGACAAAATTCAGCTGCGATGTCTAGTTTAAGTAGCATTCCGAATTGTCACAGGAGCCATATTTCAACACAATTAGTATCAACACACACCCTGAAATTCTTAAACTTCTCATATGTTAAGcagatatatttattaaaaataatgctagTATGGTCCTAGGACACATTGATTCCAAGAGGGAGTTTGTAACAGATTTCATTATAATTACTTAACagctaaaggtttttttttttaacttacagaaACAATAATGTAGGGGACAGGAAAGAGTAGGGCTAATCCAGTAGAGACTGAAGCTGGTATCAGTCTTCCCTAAGCATTGGTTGACAGCCTTGGGCAAAGCTTGTCTCTAAAGGTTAATCAGGCCCAAAGTGATTTTTGCACTGAGCTCCTCCTGCACGTGCCATGATGCCAAAAGGCATGAGATTCAGATTGAGCAGAACTAAACAGTTAATTAAACTGTTCAAAttgttaaaaatgattaaaagccAGTTAAAGATTTTCATAAACACTATTCcaaagttgattttaaaaatgttactagCAATGTATGCACTCCCCTTATATGCCTCCCCTCCCTATCTCTTAAACTAGAACACCCAGTGTAAAAAACACTTTAGGAAGAGCCAAAAGTCAATCATTTGAAAAGAAAGGTGAAGAGGGGAGCAGACGGTGTGTAGCAGATGCTGGTACTGCTCAAGGGGCTGCTGATGCAGGCTTTGGTGGCATTAAATCCCCCAGTAAGGCATCAGGTGTCGGGACTCTTTCTCATAAACGTCTGGAACTATGCCATAAGGTGTCTGTACCATTTTAACTGTTGACTTCCCAAAGAGCTGGCGCTCGTAGTCTATCAGCTGCCTCCAGAAGCCTACGTTGGGCCTGATGACAGGCCTGCGGGCTTTCACCCAGTTGTATGCCTCCAGCAGGCACACATTGTGGACTTTCATCAGGTAAGCAATGCAGAGAGTGGCAGAGCGGCTCACCCCTGCAGCACAGTGCACCAAGGTGGCCCCATGCTTCCTGCTCACGCTGTGGATCTTGTCAGCCACAGTATCAAAGTATAGTCCAATGGGGGCATGAGGCATGTCAGCCAGAGGCACTTTAACATATTCAAACTGGGGCCAGTTGAAATTGGGGATCTCAATGGTAGCATTGACAATGCAGGTGATGCCACGAGCCTGGAGGAGGTGCCGGTTGGAGGCCACACTGCCTCTGcccaggaagagagaggaggtgaTTTGAGCAATGCCTCCTATATCTCCCTCAGAAATCATCCGAGGGGCCATGAGAGTCCGTGGTAGTGTGCTGTGACCTCTGGAGCTCATGAAGATGCCAGCAATCACACTTGCATCATTGGAAACAAGACCCagagtgttttgttttcctccagcAAGGAATCCAAAATTATAATCTCCTTCCTGCAAAATACAAGTATCTGTTAGTACTTTACATACTATTTAATTCATCACAGCCTTCTGTGGTGTTTGTAGAATGGGAAGGTGAAAGGATTAAAAATGGTTGTTTTCTATAACAGAATCTATTTGTTTAAGGATGTAGACTCTAGACAAATCATTTTCTATTGATTAACAGGAAAAGTAGCCAATATGTAAAATCAGTGTCTCTGgtgattgtttaaaaaaagaaaagtcaataaatggaaacagtcATGCTATTTTATGAAAAGTTAAAGACAGAAACATGCCTAACTGGTTCCTGAACAATCTTGCAGGATCTTGTCCTTATTGAAGGAAGAAATCAGGAATTCTGATCCCTCCTGCCAAACACTTCTTGCCTACTCCCACAGCTAAGATGGCTATATTTTCCTAAAGCTGAGTCTGGACATAAAGATCTTGCAAATGTATAAAAATGATACCATGTTAGGGAAAATATTCAATGAACTGACTTTACAAACTAAAAAGATACTGAACTGGGTCATTTACAGAAAAGCTAGGACATACAGTCACATTACccctttattatttaaaaaatagctccTATCATATTTGTGACATCAGAACACTTTGGAAATCCAACTAGTTTTGGGTAATTTATGCTGTGGCATTTCCAGGTAAATAATCCCAGGCAATCTCAAGGTCATGGGCTCTCAGAAATACATTTGTCTAAGTTAATGAACATTTTAGCTGGCCTGACCCTGGACGTGGTTAAATAATTTCACCTTTGTCAGCTAATCCTAAGCAGCAAGATAAATTCCACTGTGTGTTAGAATTAAAATTAACAGCtataaaaaaattcagtattataTGTCTATATAGTATATTAGTAAcaatagaaaaggaaattacTGGTTCCCTGAGATTTTAGACATAACAGTTCCTCACATTTTTTACATATAGTTGATGCCCACTGGGAAGTGTGCTCATCCCCACCCAGGGTACTGCAGTGATGCCCAAAGTGATTTCAGTCAGATAAGAACATCCCCAGTTCCACAAATACAGGTAATGGGCTACTCACTTGTGAGGAGTCTGGTTACTCTGGAGTCCTGGGTCCGGAAAGTCCTAAGTGAGAGGGCTGATCACAGCGGATACAAATCAGATCTGTAGAAAGACAGAGGGACAAGAATGAAGCCAATCaggaagttcaaaataattcCTCCTGGGTTTTACTACTAAACTGGGTTTGACTGGAATAAATCTAGGAAGTGGAAAGCATGCTAAATAATATCTAGATATGCTTTTAAAGAATGTACCAGTAAGAAATATCAACCTAGGTCTCTGCTTTTTGTTAATGATATATAACCCACGGTGtaacaaatattaaatacagTTTTGGCCTTAACAAAGACAAATTTTTGAAAGGAGAAGACTGAGAGACCACAACATATGGATGAAGTAAAGTGTAAGACACTACTCATTGGGCTTGTAAGATCCAAAACAAACTAGAGTCTCTTAAATCAACCCAGGAGTAGGAGAGACCATGAGTGCTAGGCCCCACAGTGGGTACAACAGCTAGACCAGACATAAGGAAGACAGATTCATGAAAAGCAGTGCAGCAGAAGTGGCTGCAGCCATGAATGTGAACTATAATGGGTGCTGGAGTTGAGAAGAGCAActtgaaatttcttttctcttccatatTGGCCCTCATTTATGTAATGATGAGCACCAATGAgcatcattaaaaaatgtattcctcCCCTATCTGTCCCTTTGTCTTTCCCAAGTAACCGTcacacttaatatttttataatctgcTAAGGCATAACTGACGTGCAACGAGACAGTTGTTCtgacatatgtatgtacataggGGCCTAACTTAGGCACATTCCAAGGACACAGGCCAGTGGACGCCGTCTTTGTGTCCTCCCTCTGCCTCACTCCAGGTCTTTGGTATCTTCCAGAAAGGAACTTATACACTCATCTGGTATGCTGATTTTTGCAACTGCTACCTAGGGGATACCTCTAGATCACCTGGCTCTGATGGCCAGTGGAACTTATgctttcagtcccacaagactgcatAGATGTACATACTTTAAAAGTTGCTGAGATCCTCTACAGCACCAACAGATCTTGGCACACCACAAGTACTGAAAGCAGTAAAAATAGGCTGCTTGGACAATCGCAGAGGTTTGCGAGTCAACCAAGACTATGTATGGCAGGGTTGAATAATGCCAGTACTTCAAGACTAGGAGAGGTGACTTTTATCTAATGCACAGAAACCAACACAGAAAGCCTTATCTATCAGTTATTTCTATAAAGAGATGAAATAGAGGATATATTCGAaacaaaagaacaacagaaaGCCTCAGAAAACGTTCTTAATGAAGATAAGGGACTTACCtgataagaattcaaaataatagtcataaagatactcactgaacatggatgaacacagtgagaacttcaacagacagaaaatattaaaaagtcaaagagctgaagaatatataATAACACTATACTAAAGGGGATCAACAGCAGATTAAATGATGCAGAAGAaggatcagtgaacttgaagaaagGGCAGTCGAACTCAAAGtagcaatgaaaaaaaatgaagataacttGAGGGACTCATAGGACAACATCATGCAGAAATGTTCACATTACAGAGGttccaggagaagagagagaaaaggggcagaaaacttgcctaacctggggaaggaaacaagaatccagatccaggaagcccagagttccaaataagatgaacctgaagagacccacaccaagacacaACATAATTACATTGTTAgaagttaagaagaaaataacttgTCATAAGActataagatttttaaagaaactttgtAGGCCGTAAGGGAGTAGAATAGATTCaagatgctgaaagaaaaaaaacttccaaccaaGTATTCTCTACTCAGCAATGCTGTCAttcagaactaaaggagaaagaaagtttTCCAGTCAAGTAAAAGCTACAGGAATCCATTATCACTGAACTGGACTTAGAAGTAATGTTGAAGGAACTTTTTaagatggggggaaaaaaagtgctAATTAGTAaaacatataaaagtataaatctcactggtaaagtAAATATAGTAAAACTTAGATTAATCAtttataaaggttaaaaaaagtgGCAGAAATAGCTGATAGAcaagataaaaagatgtaaaatatgacatcaatACATAAAGTGGGGACAAGAGTAAAATTGTAGAGCTGTAGGAGGCATTCAAACTTGTTACTGACATAAAATAGACTATTACAAGTAGTTTTATCTGTCTCATGGtgaccacaaagcaaaaacctacagTAGATACACAaaggaatctaaacataacattaaataaaatcatcaaaCCATGAAGAGAGCAAAAGAACAAAGGTATGCAAGAACtacaaaacaattaacaaaataacACTAAGTACCTACCTGTCAATAATTACTTCaaatgcaaatggactaaattctccaatcaaatgACAGAATGTACTAAAAagaaaagacccatctatatgttgctcaCTTTAATATAAGGACACACACAGGctgaaagtgaaggtatggaaaaagatactccatgcaaatggaaagcaaaagaaaactgggATAGTTAGTACAGTCTTAGTTTTGTCTGATATAGGAGACAGGggtattacataattataaaagaaTCAATCCAAAAGGATACAACATTTGTGaatatgcactcaacataggagcacctaaatatttaaagcaattcAATTGCTTTAAAGGGAGAAAATAGCAATACAGTGATAGTAAGGGCCTTTAATcctccacttacatcaatggatagatcatccagacagaaaatcaataagaaaacacTGACCTTAAAttaacaacacattagaccagatgatcttaacagatatatacacaacattccatccaaaagaaacaaaacatacttctcaagtacacatggcaTAATCTGGAAAGATCATATATtatgccacaaaacaagtctaaTAAACTTAAGATTGAAATACCAACTATCTTTTCCAACCataacagtatgaaactagagatCACAAGAAGAAAAGTGGGAAGTTAATATATATGTGGAAATttacatgctactaaacaaccaatggataatagaaaaaatcaaaagagaaaaaaagataccttgaaacaaatgaaaatggatacAGAATAACAAAACTTACAGGGTGCAGCAAGAGTAGTTCTAAAAGGGCCACTCAGAGCACAAATGCTTGtattagaaacaagaaagatctCCAATAACCTAATTTCACACCTCAGGgaactacaaaaagaacaaagcccaaagttagaaggaaaaaagatcagagcagaaataaatgaaatacagatttaaaagacaatagaaaataaagaataaaaattagacCTGgttcaaagataaacaaaaattgatgtatctttagctagactcaccaagaaagagaactcaaaatcagaaatgcaaGAGGAGATGTTACAACTggtaacacagaaatacaaaagattgtAAGAGACAGCTGTGAACAGTTATATACCAACAAATAtaacaacctggaagaaatgtaTAAATTTCTATGAACATATAACCTATCAAGACtggatcatgaagaaatagaaaaatctgaacagaccaataacaagTAAGGAGACTGagtcaaaattaaaaaccttccaaCAAACAAAGGTCtaggacaagatggcttcactggtgaattttaccaaacatttaaagaataccaatccttctcaaactcttccaaaacagagaaaaggagggaacacttccaaactcattttatgaggccagcattaagtagataccaaaaccagacaaggatgccacaagaaaagaaatcacaggctggatatccctgatgaacataatgcagaaatcctcagcaaaatatcaGCTAGCAATCCAACAATACACTAAAAAGATCACACACCATTatcaagagggatttattccagggatgcagggatggttcaGTGCCTGCAAATCAATCACTATCATACatgacattaacaaaatgaaggataaaaatcttaggatcatttcaatagatgcagaaaaaccatttgacaaaatccaacatgcaTTTATAATAACTCTCCAGAGTGGGTAGAGAGGAAAcagacctcaacataatatatgGTCAGTTCACAGCtcacatcatactcaatggtgaagaactgaaaacttttcctctattaGGGACAAGACAGGAATGTCCACTCTCTCTactgttgttcaacatagtattaCAAGACTTACCCACAgcatttaggcaagaaaaaataaaagacatccaaatcagTAAGAAGTAAAACTCACAAATTGCAGATGACAGGACGTTATAGATTGTAAACCtagaagactccaccaaaaattattagaatgaataaattcagtaaagctgAAGGCACAAAATCAATTTATAATAACATTGCATCTCTGTTCATTAATAACAAGCtttcagaaagaaattaagaaaattccatttacaattgcatcaagtagaacaaaatacttagaaataaatttaaggatgtaggtgaaagacctgtagaGTGAAAATTATGACACTGATGaatgaaattgaagatgacacaaaggGAAAGACAT of Manis javanica isolate MJ-LG chromosome 4, MJ_LKY, whole genome shotgun sequence contains these proteins:
- the DUSP14 gene encoding dual specificity protein phosphatase 14, giving the protein MSSRGHSTLPRTLMAPRMISEGDIGGIAQITSSLFLGRGSVASNRHLLQARGITCIVNATIEIPNFNWPQFEYVKVPLADMPHAPIGLYFDTVADKIHSVSRKHGATLVHCAAGVSRSATLCIAYLMKVHNVCLLEAYNWVKARRPVIRPNVGFWRQLIDYERQLFGKSTVKMVQTPYGIVPDVYEKESRHLMPYWGI